One window of Methanobacterium alkalithermotolerans genomic DNA carries:
- a CDS encoding DEAD/DEAH box helicase, whose amino-acid sequence MSDINPDLEAITREIREYIQGEMRPSTKIKGEVVELNPLQNTLHLVLKKNYDFYPGALVLLDEDFATVMDYYGPHLILNYKKIHKLKLNQKVLVDTNLINLILEKLERAIDKIEENQLNEDNKRILKFLINKGQPQYNTSHLDYMAPHLNQKQHDAVKKSLKAKDFHLIIGPPGTGKTTVIREIIQTKVQGGDRVLVTAWTNSSVDNILEKLNLDGEKILRLGSLSEISRPVRHLALQEQRKHHPQWSQVREWDEKIKNTFLAIKEQVSEDKKIQKQINILRSQIFNFRNILYRLKHEKKELIPAKTTLLYKNDSNSDNLIIEKEMGLKKKKAEEYLELAGNIYELGELEAELPDNDTFYALEKELKELKSKKILKKVSSIFNSSKYQEFEIEIQKKDKAYQEMVNTFQGYWEAHDLLEAELEQLYPQGEGDLIGDAIKSQLDILKSQASFLDLKKVEIESETARITDKVILEAYDHYYQALDKKMVLINTEINQLNLAINLKKNKRAKIKDDLEGLKSNLDKLKADKQNLIMDIEKEVFFGVKVVASTVISSSHRLMEHDNFDCMIMDEASQVASFMSLLPLIKCGHFILVGDDKQLQPIEESRLSPALNQSIFNRLLDYYPESATFLNTQYRMHQDIANLSSELFYKGKLLTGSTVSELKLMDNLSSSEGDNLPEAKYSKIRKFPSSAYGNDNKDKNNGLLLDFESLAQFNNQDLLNLASPLTYIDTSKLDYFEDETGSGCVNTAESKLVVYLVEKFLKNGLSAEDMGIITPYQRQKQKIKEILNNELVEVDTVYRFQGREKEVIILSFCKSGLGKLNPYTKKFMAQKPQLNVALTRAKRKLMVVGNSTTLKKAGDLRKLLKLIGEDNTIILEK is encoded by the coding sequence ATGAGTGATATTAACCCTGATTTAGAGGCCATTACCCGGGAGATAAGGGAGTATATTCAAGGTGAGATGAGGCCTTCTACCAAAATAAAAGGGGAAGTGGTGGAATTAAATCCCCTGCAAAACACCCTGCACCTGGTACTTAAAAAAAATTATGATTTTTATCCCGGGGCCCTGGTACTCCTGGATGAGGATTTTGCCACGGTAATGGATTATTATGGTCCCCACCTGATTTTAAATTATAAAAAAATCCATAAACTAAAACTGAACCAGAAAGTCCTGGTGGATACTAATTTAATAAACCTTATTTTAGAAAAACTAGAACGGGCCATAGACAAAATTGAAGAAAACCAGCTTAATGAAGATAATAAGAGAATTCTTAAATTTTTAATTAATAAAGGCCAGCCCCAATATAACACCTCACATCTTGATTATATGGCTCCGCATCTAAACCAAAAACAACATGATGCGGTAAAAAAATCCCTGAAAGCAAAAGATTTTCATTTGATTATTGGACCTCCCGGGACAGGTAAAACTACGGTTATACGAGAAATTATACAAACGAAGGTGCAAGGTGGAGATAGAGTACTTGTTACTGCCTGGACCAATAGTTCGGTGGATAATATTCTGGAAAAACTGAATTTAGATGGAGAAAAGATACTGCGACTGGGTAGTTTAAGTGAAATATCTAGACCGGTGAGGCACCTGGCACTACAGGAGCAAAGGAAACATCATCCCCAATGGTCTCAGGTAAGGGAATGGGATGAGAAAATAAAGAACACCTTTCTGGCCATTAAAGAACAGGTGAGTGAAGATAAAAAAATTCAAAAGCAGATTAATATTTTAAGATCTCAGATTTTTAATTTTAGAAACATACTATACCGCCTGAAACATGAAAAAAAAGAGCTGATTCCAGCTAAAACCACTTTACTTTATAAAAATGATTCTAACTCCGATAATTTGATAATAGAAAAAGAAATGGGTCTTAAAAAGAAAAAAGCAGAAGAATATCTGGAACTGGCCGGTAATATCTATGAGTTAGGGGAACTGGAAGCAGAACTTCCCGATAATGATACTTTTTATGCCCTGGAAAAGGAATTAAAGGAATTAAAATCTAAAAAAATTTTAAAGAAGGTTTCCTCTATTTTTAATTCTTCAAAATATCAGGAATTTGAAATAGAAATTCAAAAAAAGGATAAAGCTTATCAGGAAATGGTTAATACTTTCCAGGGTTACTGGGAGGCCCATGACCTGTTGGAGGCTGAGCTGGAACAATTATATCCTCAAGGGGAGGGTGATTTAATTGGTGATGCAATTAAATCCCAGCTGGATATTTTAAAATCCCAGGCATCATTTTTAGATTTAAAAAAAGTAGAGATTGAATCAGAAACTGCCCGAATTACTGATAAAGTAATATTAGAAGCTTATGATCATTACTACCAGGCTCTGGATAAAAAAATGGTCCTGATAAATACCGAGATAAACCAGTTGAACCTGGCCATTAATCTTAAAAAAAATAAAAGGGCTAAAATAAAGGATGATTTAGAAGGCCTTAAAAGCAATCTGGATAAATTAAAAGCGGATAAACAGAATTTGATAATGGATATTGAAAAAGAGGTGTTTTTTGGGGTTAAGGTGGTGGCTTCCACTGTTATTTCTTCTTCCCATCGTTTAATGGAACATGATAACTTTGATTGTATGATAATGGATGAAGCCAGTCAGGTGGCCAGTTTCATGTCTCTTCTTCCCTTAATAAAATGTGGTCACTTCATCCTGGTAGGGGATGATAAGCAACTCCAACCTATAGAAGAATCCAGGTTATCCCCGGCACTTAACCAGTCAATCTTCAATCGTTTACTGGATTATTACCCAGAATCAGCCACTTTTTTAAATACCCAGTACCGGATGCATCAGGATATTGCCAACCTATCCAGTGAATTATTCTATAAAGGTAAATTACTAACTGGTAGCACCGTAAGCGAGCTTAAACTCATGGATAATTTAAGCAGCAGTGAAGGGGACAATCTACCTGAAGCAAAATACAGTAAAATAAGAAAATTCCCATCCAGTGCCTATGGAAATGATAATAAAGATAAGAATAATGGTCTCCTCTTAGATTTTGAATCTCTGGCCCAATTTAATAACCAGGACTTACTTAACCTTGCATCTCCTTTAACCTATATTGATACATCTAAGCTGGATTACTTTGAGGATGAGACCGGTAGTGGTTGTGTGAATACCGCTGAATCTAAGCTGGTAGTTTACCTGGTGGAAAAATTTCTTAAAAATGGTTTAAGTGCAGAAGATATGGGAATTATCACCCCTTACCAGCGGCAAAAACAGAAGATAAAAGAAATCTTGAATAATGAGCTGGTGGAGGTGGATACCGTTTATCGTTTCCAGGGCCGGGAAAAAGAAGTAATCATCCTCAGTTTTTGTAAAAGTGGCCTGGGTAAATTAAATCCTTACACCAAAAAATTCATGGCCCAGAAACCCCAGCTTAATGTGGCCCTCACCCGGGCCAAAAGAAAGTTAATGGTGGTGGGAAACTCCACCACTCTAAAAAAAGCAGGGGATTTAAGAAAGCTTTTAAAATTAATAGGAGAAGATAACACCATAATCCTGGAAAAATAA
- a CDS encoding phospholipase D-like domain-containing protein produces the protein MGISKEDLELIEKIKLYRQDKEKLELLDFKNQALEKENKQLKEALKDLQKDIIGNKKILNQINALKIENIELKKEQETQKSHFELVVTTPKEARTVYGQIRQNLKKAKKEVLVCSPWITYLVEEFSGVEKEVNMKIITSFREEDIKSGITSLDKLRALMESGAHIRYNNNLHAKMMFIDSEVAIISSANLTRKGLGVNYEAGVLIKDPDQVKKAIEFFQGVWDESEDLDYDQLKKYAILTE, from the coding sequence ATGGGTATTTCAAAAGAGGACCTGGAACTGATTGAAAAAATCAAATTATATCGCCAGGATAAGGAAAAATTAGAACTACTGGACTTTAAAAACCAGGCCCTGGAAAAAGAAAATAAACAGCTTAAAGAGGCATTAAAAGACCTGCAAAAAGATATCATAGGAAATAAAAAGATATTAAACCAGATAAATGCTCTTAAAATCGAGAATATTGAGTTAAAAAAAGAACAGGAAACGCAAAAAAGTCACTTCGAACTGGTGGTCACCACTCCTAAAGAGGCCCGTACGGTATATGGACAAATTCGCCAGAACCTGAAAAAAGCTAAAAAGGAGGTGCTGGTTTGTTCCCCCTGGATTACCTACCTGGTGGAGGAGTTTTCCGGTGTGGAAAAAGAGGTTAACATGAAAATTATTACCAGTTTCCGGGAAGAAGATATCAAATCAGGGATAACCAGTCTGGATAAGCTCCGGGCATTGATGGAATCAGGAGCACATATCCGCTATAATAATAACCTGCATGCCAAGATGATGTTTATTGACTCTGAGGTGGCCATCATCTCCTCAGCCAACCTCACCCGTAAAGGATTGGGAGTTAACTATGAAGCCGGAGTGCTCATTAAAGACCCGGATCAGGTGAAAAAAGCCATAGAATTTTTCCAGGGCGTGTGGGATGAAAGTGAAGACCTGGATTATGATCAATTGAAAAAATATGCTATTCTTACTGAATGA
- a CDS encoding methyltransferase, with amino-acid sequence MINYQGILIKTHESVPQPSMDTYFLLENLNIKRTDEILEIGTGAGLVTVYCAQRTRNVVATDISEKSLRCSLANIIANRTYNTQLKKGELFESVENEKFDLIIFNLSQLLATSTDLNPEKLLTGFTKKVRDYLKPEGRFQVLVPGILASEDTVSTIEQNNFMVDLIPHDKSPTGDYIIKVDLKGDS; translated from the coding sequence ATGATCAATTACCAAGGAATTTTAATCAAAACCCATGAATCAGTGCCTCAACCATCCATGGATACCTATTTTCTTTTGGAAAATTTAAATATTAAAAGAACTGATGAGATACTGGAAATTGGGACCGGTGCAGGATTAGTTACCGTGTACTGTGCCCAGAGAACCCGTAATGTAGTGGCCACTGATATCAGTGAAAAATCCCTTAGATGTTCTCTGGCCAATATCATAGCCAACCGGACTTATAATACTCAATTAAAAAAAGGAGAGCTTTTCGAATCTGTTGAAAATGAAAAATTTGATTTAATTATCTTTAATCTATCTCAACTTTTGGCCACTTCAACTGATTTAAACCCTGAAAAATTACTCACCGGATTCACCAAAAAGGTAAGAGATTACTTAAAACCTGAAGGAAGATTCCAGGTATTAGTACCAGGTATTCTTGCATCGGAGGATACAGTATCTACTATAGAACAAAATAATTTTATGGTGGATTTAATTCCCCATGATAAATCACCAACAGGTGATTATATAATTAAGGTTGATTTAAAAGGGGATTCCTAA
- a CDS encoding MarR family transcriptional regulator gives MDDKEKVIKAFKESEEPLNATRVSQISGVDKKEVDKIMKQLKKDETIISPKRCYWTLK, from the coding sequence ATGGATGATAAAGAAAAAGTTATTAAGGCCTTTAAAGAATCAGAAGAACCATTAAATGCCACCAGAGTTAGTCAGATATCCGGTGTGGATAAAAAAGAAGTAGACAAGATTATGAAACAGCTAAAAAAGGATGAGACTATAATCTCTCCTAAAAGGTGTTACTGGACTTTAAAGTAA